In the genome of Tetrapisispora phaffii CBS 4417 chromosome 14, complete genome, one region contains:
- the THI73 gene encoding Thi73p (similar to Saccharomyces cerevisiae THI73 (YLR004C); ancestral locus Anc_5.227), producing MSEVDYEKTDAISDSSKEVAAVNSESFDDCNSSDSLAKHNFEVSTTQVSSKFSDTEVDVALKFLQDAGIKGNSAGSDEKDAADLEDQSEIDLTEGHVVLKGSKDLSKKTMRKLDLVILTFLCCTYFLMFLDKVLLNYAAAMGIKKNLKGDDFSNLGTIFGAGYIFMEPFTTYLFQKYPLSKILSSFILCWGIVLACHSACKTYASLMIVRLLLGMFESSSAAGCIAISGMYYTKSEQSARIGYWATQAGTGYVIGGLISFGFQHYHGTEFYSWQIMFLVVGLVTIAFGILTYFYLPDNITNAWFLDQNEKVEVIEHIRSNQTGLENKKFKLDQVKELFFHDKLTWPMLLLTGCSQISTGAIGTFSVTITGTFGFDNYVTALLQLPIGAIVALIIIITTQMLARWGNITLITASMYVPAIVGCIVMLSLPLSNKVGNLLGLYLVYSGSCTITNIYIWNTWNTSGYCKRIFRNAATLIVYNVACIVAPQMFRVSDYPHYTPAKIALLVTQCVCIPLQFFIGYLCKKENEKRDKEQEGGPKPKYEFLDLTDIQNRSFRYIY from the coding sequence ATGTCTGAAGTGGATTACGAGAAAACAGATGCTATTAGTGATTCCTCAAAGGAGGTTGCTGCTGTGAATTCTGAAAGTTTTGATGATTGCAATTCAAGTGACAGTTTGGCTAAACATAATTTCGAGGTCTCCACTACTCAGGTGTCTTCCAAATTCTCAGATACAGAGGTTGATGTTGCATTGAAGTTTCTACAAGATGCTGGTATTAAAGGTAATTCTGCTGGTAGTGATGAGAAGGATGCTGCTGATCTAGAGGACCAATCGGAGATAGATTTAACAGAGGGACATGTGGTGTTGAAAGGTTCAAAAGATCTGTCCAAAAAGACAATGAGGAAACTAGATCTCGTTATACTGACTTTTCTATGTTGTACTTACTTCCTTATGTTCTTGGATAAAGtcttattaaattatgCTGCTGCTATGGGtattaaaaagaatttgaaagGCGACGACTTCTCAAATTTAGGTACGATTTTTGGTGCTGGCTATATTTTCATGGAACCATTTACTACATACTTATTCCAAAAATATCCATTATCTAAAATTCTGAGTTCGTTTATTTTATGTTGGGGTATAGTTCTTGCATGTCATTCTGCATGCAAAACTTATGCCTCACTGATGATTGTACGTCTACTATTAGGCATGTTTGAATCTTCTAGTGCTGCAGGTTGTATAGCAATCAGCGGTATGTACTACACAAAGTCTGAACAAAGTGCAAGAATAGGTTACTGGGCTACTCAAGCAGGCACTGGTTATGTGATTGGTGGcttaatttcttttggtTTCCAGCATTATCATGGTACAGAATTCTATTCATGGcaaataatgtttttagTTGTCGGCTTAGTGACTATAGCTTTTGGTATCTTGACTTATTTCTATTTACCAGATAACATCACTAATGCATGGTTCTTGGATCAAAACGAAAAAGTCGAAGTGATCGAACACATTAGAAGCAATCAAACTGGTctagaaaacaaaaaattcaaactTGATCAAGTTAAAGAGTTATTCTTTCACGACAAATTGACATGGCCAATGTTATTGCTGACAGGCTGTTCCCAAATATCTACTGGTGCCATTGGTACATTCTCCGTCACTATCACAGGTACATTTGGATTTGATAATTATGTCACAGCTCTTCTGCAATTACCAATCGGTGCTATTGTTGCATTGATCATCATCATAACGACACAAATGTTGGCACGTTGGGGAAACATTACTCTAATTACTGCATCGATGTATGTGCCTGCAATTGTTGGTTGTATTGTAATGTTATCCTTACCTCTTTCAAACAAAGTAGGTAACTTACTTGGATTGTACTTGGTCTACAGTGGATCTTGTACAATCACAAACATATACATTTGGAACACTTGGAACACTTCTGGTTACTGCAAGAGGATATTCAGAAACGCAGCTACATTAATAGTCTATAACGTTGCATGTATTGTTGCACCACAAATGTTCAGAGTTAGTGATTACCCACATTATACACCAGCAAAAATTGCATTACTAGTAACCCAATGTGTATGCATTCCCCtacaattttttattggaTACCTCTGTAAAAAAGAGAATGAAAAGAGAGATAAAGAGCAAGAAGGTGGTCCAAAACCTAAATATGAGTTCTTAGATCTTACAGATATCCAAAATAGAAGTTTTAGatacatttattaa
- the NSE1 gene encoding Smc5-Smc6 complex subunit NSE1 (similar to Saccharomyces cerevisiae NSE1 (YLR007W); ancestral locus Anc_5.231), translated as MSDVGMENRSRGVELVRDELGRYLLQYLLFCQGICNESFMLLALMRLHLTDGSSSDDFYRLNMVELNAELDAIIDLVNVKLDKLKFKICKVSHPLGKDEVSSYTKDDIEKLLLAINDDSDEDTLSKDVILEFASQVQASNKYYVYVNLESDKETELATTYTVKEIECMKRLIKMMVNNSTRPREVDTTVRANPVFKEIKNMLSRYERDRGGDTEEEVNVPMWTSYISYQIGSTEAASNMVMTSTETQVFLNTLCADKWFYRTRNGRYGLDLKGAFELQEYLRDTYELQLCSVCKQIVLQGILCNDNTSLAPDKPTTAKCNSWHIDCFHHYITHISQQCETCGNNLLENLTYIL; from the coding sequence ATGAGCGACGTTGGCATGGAAAATCGTTCACGAGGTGTTGAATTGGTGAGAGATGAATTGGGGAGGTATCTTTTACAGTATTTGTTATTCTGCCAAGGTATCTGTAACGAGTCATTTATGTTGCTTGCCTTAATGAGATTGCATTTGACTGATGGCAGTTCATCGGATGATTTCTATAGATTGAATATGGTCGAATTGAACGCAGAGTTGGATGCGATCATTGACCTGGTGAATGTCAAGctagataaattaaaattcaaaatctgCAAAGTGAGCCATCCACTGGGTAAAGATGAAGTGTCGAGCTACACGAAAGACGATATCGAGAAATTGCTGCTTGCAATCAATGATGATTCGGACGAAGACACTCTGTCGAAGGATGTCATACTGGAGTTTGCTAGCCAGGTACAGGCGAGTAACAAGTATTACGTATATGTGAATCTAGAATCGGACAAAGAGACAGAACTGGCGACTACGTATACTGTGAAAGAAATCGAATGCATGAAGAGGTTGATCAAGATGATGGTGAACAACTCCACACGACCACGGGAGGTGGACACCACAGTGCGTGCGAACCCTGTATTCAAAGAGATAAAGAATATGTTGTCGAGATACGAGCGGGATAGAGGAGGCGACACAGAGGAGGAAGTCAATGTTCCGATGTGGACTTCGTATATTAGTTACCAAATCGGTTCCACCGAGGCTGCCAGCAACATGGTGATGACCTCCACTGAGACTCAGGTGTTTCTGAATACTTTATGCGCCGACAAATGGTTTTATAGGACTCGTAATGGTCGCTATGGACTTGATCTGAAAGGTGCATTTGAATTACAAGAATACCTCAGGGATACATATGAGTTACAGCTGTGCTCCGTTTGCAAGCAAATAGTGCTGCAAGGGATATTGTGCAATGACAACACTTCCTTGGCGCCAGACAAGCCGACGACTGCTAAATGCAATTCTTGGCATATCGATTGCTTTCACCATTACATAACACATATAAGCCAGCAATGCGAAACTTGTGGGAACAACCTCCTAGAAAATTTAACGTACATATTATAG
- the SSK1 gene encoding mitogen-activated protein kinase kinase kinase SSK1 (similar to Saccharomyces cerevisiae SSK1 (YLR006C); ancestral locus Anc_5.230) → MQSDIVERRKPLSPLFLDTIPFNSVMGWKIWVKLDDRRNQNIYSQPTAIVFSDSDTIDDLKTKILLKLSSLEWASCNDNTTFSLGVIDFDFKSNIGDTLSPLPKNNLGPKIITAGNGDSSAGYSKFLTPLELKKQNDAGKSENIIQLNDSTCNNRDKFSDVFSSNARLSPSSIIASSSNLNLHNLQHRSNNLSQYMERSFTSPETVEKRLKFTTELIDENLYGIIFSPDEMVRNVYTGLFGPLGSQSVAEPLLIFHNSDIQQLENEGTSKEQSAQVNVDPKKFNEQNYPTAAGENIDNGYLQSLIVEDKLNTDLYNENPYNVDKDGQYEIIPNYDENGNNLTTPTQEQEQLENGYPTRGVLLLPENFQDIEDTEFIKAHTRDKSGTSDSTINKATNDMVQSEQDIISNNIENVYETNENINQQPGDQTLKNRTNSSSNFKDPSFNSLSYSTDKMISPIEFKFNSEKVFPNITVLIVEDNVINQTILASFLRKHKISYRIAKNGREAVEKWKEGGIHLIFMDLQLPVMSGIDAAKEIRECEKLKGIGIRNPMASSSSLSIVESVEKPVLGAPVIMVAFTASNSLTDKREALVSGCNDYLTKPVNLHWLSKKITEWGCMQALIDFDNWKQGQRRMTDRVIVKQTPKLTTRRNSENTVSRSGSIKSTSRTTTS, encoded by the coding sequence ATGCAAAGTGATATTGTTGAGAGACGTAAGCCGCTTTCACCTTTATTTTTGGATACAATACCTTTTAATTCTGTTATGGGCTGGAAAATTTGGGTTAAATTGGATGATAGgagaaatcaaaatatttatagtCAACCTACCGCAATTGTATTTTCAGATTCCGATACAATTGATGATCTGAAGACTAAGATTCTGCTCAAATTGAGTAGTTTGGAATGGGCTTCCTGTAATGATAATACTACGTTTTCGTTAGGGGTTATTGATTTTGACTTTAAATCTAACATAGGGGATACTTTATCGCCGTTACCAAAAAATAACTTGGGACCTAAAATTATCACTGCTGGCAATGGTGATTCTTCTGCAGGTTATAGTAAGTTTCTCACTCCTTTAGAGctgaaaaaacaaaatgaCGCTGGGAAATCggaaaatataatacaacTTAATGATTCCACCTGTAATAATCGAGATAAGTTCAGCGACGTTTTTTCGAGTAATGCTCGATTATCTCCATCTTCCATAATAGCAAGTTCTTCGAACTTGAATCTGCATAATCTACAACATCGTTCGAATAATCTATCCCAATACATGGAGAGATCATTCACATCTCCCGAAACAGTGGAAAAACGGTTGAAATTCACTACTGAGTTAATAGATGAAAATCTTTACGgcattatattttcacCAGATGAAATGGTGAGAAACGTTTACACAGGACTTTTCGGCCCTCTTGGTTCACAAAGTGTTGCAGAACCCTTACTGATATTTCATAATTCCGACATACAACAATTGGAAAATGAGGGTACATCTAAAGAGCAATCAGCACAAGTAAACGTAGATCCGAAAAAGTTTAATGAACAGAATTACCCAACAGCTGCTGGAGAAAATATCGATAATGGATATCTGCAATCACTAATCGTAGAAGATAAACTGAATACCGATctttataatgaaaatcCGTATAATGTGGATAAAGATGGACAGTATGAAATAATACCAAATTATGACGAAAATGGCAATAATTTAACTACGCCGACacaagaacaagaacagCTCGAGAATGGTTATCCTACTCGGGGTGTCTTATTGTTACCAGAAAACTTTCAAGATATAGAGGATACAGAATTCATCAAAGCACATACAAGAGACAAGTCAGGGACTTCGGATTctacaattaataaagcAACTAATGACATGGTTCAGTCAGAACAAGATATTATATCCAACAATATTGAGAATGTTTATGAAAccaatgaaaatataaatcaacAACCTGGGGATCaaactttgaaaaatcGAACcaattcatcttcaaattttaaagatcCATCTTTTAACTCATTAAGTTATTCAACTGATAAGATGATTTCAcctattgaatttaaattcaacaGTGAAAAAGTTTTTCCAAATATTACTGTGTTGATCGTGGAAGATAACGTTATCAATCAAACCATTCTTGCTTCATTCCTGAGAAAACATAAGATTTCTTATAGAATTGCAAAAAATGGTCGTGAAGCAgttgaaaaatggaaagaaggtgGTATACATCTAATCTTCATGGATTTGCAATTGCCAGTAATGTCAGGTATCGATGCAGCAAAGGAAATTAGGGAATGTGAAAAGCTAAAAGGAATTGGAATACGAAACCCAATGGCATCGTCTTCATCATTGTCAATTGTAGAATCAGTGGAAAAACCTGTTCTAGGGGCACCAGTAATTATGGTTGCATTCACTGCTTCGAACTCTCTTACGGATAAAAGAGAGGCATTGGTATCAGGTTGTAACGATTATTTGACAAAACCGGTCAATTTACATTGGTtaagcaaaaaaattactGAATGGGGCTGCATGCAAGCCTTGATCGACTTTGATAATTGGAAACAAGGACAACGTAGAATGACAGATAGGGTCATAGTAAAACAAACTCCCAAGTTAACTACTAGAAGGAATTCTGAGAATACAGTATCAAGGAGCGGCTCCATTAAAAGCACTTCTAGAACCACTACAAGCTAA
- the PAM18 gene encoding Pam18p (similar to Saccharomyces cerevisiae PAM18 (YLR008C); ancestral locus Anc_5.232) yields MSQNSGEDRVNGPQLDMGVHGQGKKSGMDLYFDRMVTYMGDHPVISSVGGFFAVYMLAGAYKSVRVRINGGKHGSGQFLKGGFDPKMNMGEALQILNLKESNLNKKTLKDVHRKIMLANHPDKGGSPYVATKINEAKDFIEKKGVRK; encoded by the coding sequence ATGTCGCAGAATTCTGGTGAAGATAGGGTTAATGGGCCCCAGTTGGACATGGGTGTCCACGGTCAGGGGAAGAAGTCTGGGATGGATTTGTATTTTGATAGGATGGTTACCTACATGGGCGATCATCCTGTAATTAGTAGTGTTGGTGGGTTTTTTGCTGTTTACATGCTTGCCGGGGCTTACAAGTCCGTACGAGTGAGAATTAATGGAGGTAAGCATGGTTCTGGACAATTCTTAAAAGGTGGTTTCGATCCAAAGATGAATATGGGAGAAGCTTTGCAGATCTTGAATCTCAAGGAATCCAACTTAAATAAGAAGACTCTGAAAGACGTGCATAGGAAGATCATGTTGGCTAATCATCCCGATAAAGGTGGCTCGCCTTATGTTGCTACAAAGATCAATGAAGCAAAAGATTTCATCGAGAAGAAAGGTGTAAGGAAATAA
- the SAG1 gene encoding Sag1p (similar to Saccharomyces cerevisiae SAG1 (YJR004C); ancestral locus Anc_5.225) — translation MTAKYFKFLLSLFLLSVAFAAELTNVTYSGLEFTPETSDHTPNNGWVASFNFDLDSATIVEPGDYFDLKFPYIYRVKFNGQSTELPITLQDGTEVFTCNVLQQGASQYLESIVRCTSKVALSDQETLSGSISFSVSFNAGGSASEVDIEGAQYFKSGTNEVTALGGITAEISFNAVDFNYDLYYAIRSIPSESFGSYYLSMVCPNGYLLGGTQDINYDFGNDGFTLDCATPEVFLSDNFNDFWFLKAYESADANVICMGNDLNIEMSQADAGYGLWIDAQQSFPSDATAVTHFVSAKYSCTDTLASTKYTNKIQTTIVYEIYGGTANAVALLDTIDIPVTVTSSTTTGWTGTYTTTYSTETTVTTGTDGLTTTEIIYHVETPSTIITSTTTTGWTGTYTTTYSTETTVTTGTDGLTTTEIIYHVETPSTIITSTTTTGWTGTYTTTYSTETTVTTGTDGLTTTEIIYHVETPSTIITSTTTTGWTGTYTTTYSTETTVTTGTDGLTTTEIIYHVETPSTIITSTTTTTTGWTGTYTTTYSTETTVTTGTDGLITTEIIYHVETPSTIITSTTTTTTGWTGTYTTTYSTETTVTTGTDGLITTEIIYHVETPSNTYDKNLPPALASTTTSTLHNLVFLTTTFCPESSSDSLSFGNKFNSGNIGNSSNKVTNLTTSATSTVSTISTISTASTISTSSTATTTSMTSSSTISNILVTKNTSTLSIETYVPHITTQTLYTQESSETSLVTSYPSLEVYSESSTTTSYSLSIFEDMALQTKTNLGSIVIALLSFLLLV, via the coding sequence ATGACGgctaaatattttaagttTCTACTGTCTTTATTTCTACTGTCGGTTGCCTTCGCTGCTGAATTAACAAACGTCACATATTCCGGGCTTGAATTTACTCCAGAAACATCAGATCACACGCCTAACAATGGGTGGGTTGCTTCCTTCAACTTCGATTTAGATTCAGCAACAATAGTGGAACCTGGTGACTATTTTGACCTTAAGTTCCCTTATATTTATCGTGTTAAATTCAATGGCCAATCAACTGAATTGCCTATTACGCTTCAAGATGGTACTGAAGTGTTTACATGTAACGTTTTACAACAAGGTGCATCTCAATATTTGGAATCTATTGTGAGGTGTACGTCAAAAGTCGCTTTATCTGATCAAGAAACATTATCTGGGTCTATCTCATTTTCTGTAAGTTTTAATGCTGGTGGTTCTGCATCAGAAGTTGATATAGAAGGTGcacaatattttaaaagtgGTACTAATGAAGTTACTGCTTTAGGTGGTATTACAGCAGAAATTTCATTCAATGCTGTTGATTTCAACTATGATTTATATTATGCTATTCGTTCGATTCCAAGCGAAAGTTTTGGAAGTTACTATCTGTCTATGGTATGCCCTAATGGTTATCTACTTGGGGGTACTCAAGATATAAATTACGATTTTGGAAATGATGGATTCACGTTAGACTGCGCTACGCCAGAAGTCTTTTTATCGGATAACTTTAATGATTTTTGGTTCTTAAAGGCTTATGAGAGCGCTGACGCCAATGTCATATGTATGGGTAATGATTTAAACATAGAGATGAGTCAAGCAGATGCAGGTTACGGTTTATGGATAGATGCCCAGCAATCCTTTCCAAGCGATGCTACTGCTGTTACACATTTCGTTAGCGCTAAATATAGTTGTACAGATACACTTGCCAGTACCAAATATACcaataaaattcaaacaACTATTGTGTACGAAATTTATGGAGGTACTGCAAATGCTGTTGCTTTGTTAGATACTATCGACATACCCGTTACAGTGACATCGTCGACTACCACTGGCTGGACTGGCACCTACACCACCACTTACTCTACCGAGACTACTGTCACCACTGGCACCGATGGTTTAACTACCACTGAAATCATCTACCATGTTGAAACCCCATCGACCATCATCACATCCACCACCACCACTGGCTGGACTGGCACCTACACCACCACCTACTCTACCGAGACAACAGTCACCACTGGCACTGATGGCTTAACTACCACTGAAATCATCTACCATGTTGAAACCCCATCGACCATCATCACATCCACCACCACCACTGGCTGGACTGGCACCTACACCACCACCTACTCTACCGAGACAACAGTCACCACTGGCACTGATGGCTTAACTACCACTGAAATCATCTACCATGTTGAAACCCCATCGACCATCATCACATCCACCACCACCACTGGCTGGACTGGCACCTACACCACCACATACTCTACCGAGACTACTGTCACCACTGGCACTGATGGCTTAACTACCACTGAAATCATCTACCATGTTGAAACCCCATCGACCATCATCACATccaccaccaccaccaccacTGGCTGGACTGGCACCTACACCACCACCTACTCTACCGAGACAACAGTCACCACTGGCACTGATGGCTTAATTACCACTGAAATCATCTACCATGTTGAAACCCCATCGACCATCATCACATccaccaccaccaccaccacTGGCTGGACTGGCACCTACACCACCACCTACTCTACCGAGACAACAGTCACCACTGGCACTGATGGCTTAATTACCACTGAAATCATCTACCATGTTGAAACCCCATCTAATACTTATGATAAAAACTTACCACCTGCTTTGGCTTCTACGACTACCTCAACATTACACAATTTGGTATTCTTAACCACAACGTTTTGTCCTGAGAGTTCCAGTGACAGTCTTTCTTTCGGCAATAAATTTAACTCTGGTAACATCGGTAATAGTAGTAATAAAGTGACCAACTTGACCACCTCTGCTACCTCCACTGTTTCTACAATCTCAACCATTTCTACTGCTTCAACTATTTCTACCAGTTCAACAGCCACCACTACTTCTATGACCTCTTCTTCAactatttcaaatattttggtCACTAAAAACACCTCAACCCTTTCAATTGAAACATATGTTCCACATATTACAACACAAACATTGTATACACAGGAATCTTCAGAAACTAGCCTGGTCACTTCTTACCCTTCATTAGAAGTATATTCCGAATCATCGACGACAACAAGCTATTCCCTTTCTATTTTCGAAGATATGGCTTTACAAACTAAGACAAATCTAGGTTCAATAGTCATTGCATTACTGTCCTTCTTGTTATTAGTTTAA
- the CMS1 gene encoding Cms1p (similar to Saccharomyces cerevisiae YLR003C; ancestral locus Anc_5.228), whose amino-acid sequence MSNADDLDDGLVYDLESDSNDAQQVDNLLNDVDGASDVEEATEVSTKRKVEEDDITEIAKDTEEIPSNDEEHLSRRQKKLKNSKLHQKRKEEQAYEVNFKKQLPKSDTSGIADYFTKIIREKNPDLSALELEELYINKSNFITTEKFENDRDLANFPDFMAQFSKSPKAIIFSMSNMRVADVSRSLNSDNNCIKLFAKNKLKEDVQTVNEVFEGKNKRFKNTKYFIATPTRMDKLLETTDLFFQGKDKLDIILDASYLDAKNNSLLSSENSALLIKVLKTILDKKSSVKILLY is encoded by the coding sequence ATGTCAAACGCTGATGACTTAGACGATGGATTAGTTTACGACCTCGAGTCTGATTCTAATGATGCTCAACAAGTAGATAACCTACTCAACGATGTTGACGGAGCTAGTGATGTTGAAGAAGCCACTGAGGTATCAACAAAGAGAAAGgtagaagaagatgacATAACAGAAATTGCTAAAGATACTGAAGAAATTCCATCAAACGATGAAGAACATCTATCGAGGAGACAaaagaaactgaaaaattctAAATTGCATCAAAAGAGGAAAGAGGAGCAAGCATATGAAGTaaattttaagaaacaACTCCCAAAATCTGATACTAGCGGAATTGCTGACTATTTTACTAAAATCATTAGAGAGAAAAACCCTGATTTGAGTGCTCTAGAGTTAGAAGAACTATATATCAACAAGAGTAATTTCATTACTACTGAAAAATTCGAGAATGATCGTGATTTGGCTAACTTCCCAGACTTTATGGCTCAATTCTCAAAATCTCCCAAAGcaattatattttccaTGTCTAATATGAGAGTAGCTGATGTGTCAAGAAGTTTAAATTCTGATAACAATtgtataaaattatttgctAAGAACAAACTTAAAGAAGATGTACAAACTGTCAACGAGGTATTTGAAggaaaaaataaaagatttaagaatacgaaatattttattgcTACACCAACTAGAATGgataaattattggaaACAACTGATCTATTTTTCCAAGGTAAAGATAAATTGGATATAATTCTAGATGCATCATACTTAGATGCAAAGAACAATTCGTTATTGTCTTCAGAAAATTCGGCACTATTGATCAAAGTGTTAAAAACTATTTTAGATAAGAAGAGTTCTGTCAAGATACTactatattaa